Proteins encoded together in one Sinorhizobium sp. B11 window:
- a CDS encoding 4-hydroxybutyrate--acetyl-CoA CoA transferase: MTTIHEKQYRTLLTSAETAVTMIPSGAKVAMPLAAGQPPALLAALAERARARAIEDVRLYYLLCAGVAGKSVFDFELRDLIVPMSYFHSGVERALDKRRLAEALPAVDLVPCHFSQVPRSMIEHVGVDTLIATVSRMDEDGNFSLGASTDYALTISRKPGLRLILEVNSNMPYVRGDCMIPVSSATALVENNISLPILPAAPRNEVDDAIGAIIAGLVDDGDCLQMGIGALPDAVCSGLSRHRHLGIHTEMMTPGLASLVKAGVVDNSRKQTHAGRSIFTFALGDQALYDFLDNNPSVEAYPVDYVNNPFVIARNDRVVSVNATLQIDLNGACNSEFVNGRQFSASGGQVDFVRGAYASRGGRSIIACHSTAANGTLSRIVPTLTGPVTTSRNDTHIVVTEYGWANLKGRSVAERASALIGLAHPDFREGLERAARETGLC, from the coding sequence ATGACCACGATCCATGAGAAGCAATATCGCACACTGCTGACATCTGCGGAGACGGCGGTCACCATGATCCCGTCCGGGGCGAAGGTTGCGATGCCGCTCGCCGCCGGTCAGCCACCCGCACTCCTGGCAGCACTTGCCGAGCGCGCTCGTGCACGAGCAATCGAGGATGTGCGCCTCTACTATCTGCTTTGCGCCGGCGTTGCCGGCAAAAGCGTATTCGATTTCGAACTGCGCGACCTGATCGTCCCGATGAGTTACTTTCATTCGGGCGTCGAGCGTGCGCTCGACAAGAGGAGATTGGCGGAGGCGTTGCCCGCCGTCGATCTGGTGCCGTGTCATTTCAGTCAGGTGCCACGCTCCATGATCGAGCATGTCGGCGTGGACACGTTGATTGCAACCGTTTCTCGGATGGATGAAGATGGCAATTTCAGCCTTGGCGCCAGCACCGATTATGCCCTGACAATATCGCGAAAACCCGGACTTCGCCTGATCCTCGAAGTCAATAGCAATATGCCTTACGTGCGCGGCGATTGCATGATCCCCGTATCAAGCGCGACGGCACTTGTTGAAAACAACATCAGCCTGCCGATATTGCCCGCCGCCCCTCGCAACGAGGTCGACGACGCCATCGGAGCGATCATTGCTGGTCTGGTCGACGATGGCGATTGCCTGCAGATGGGCATTGGAGCTCTTCCCGATGCCGTATGCTCGGGACTTTCTCGACATCGCCACCTTGGCATCCATACGGAAATGATGACGCCGGGTCTTGCCAGCCTGGTCAAAGCGGGCGTGGTCGACAACAGTCGCAAGCAGACACATGCCGGGCGGTCCATCTTCACCTTCGCACTGGGAGATCAGGCGCTTTACGACTTCCTGGACAACAATCCGTCAGTCGAGGCCTATCCGGTCGATTACGTGAACAATCCCTTCGTCATCGCGCGGAATGATCGGGTCGTGTCGGTCAATGCGACGCTACAGATCGATTTGAACGGCGCGTGCAATTCCGAATTCGTGAACGGACGGCAATTCAGTGCGTCCGGCGGCCAGGTTGATTTCGTGCGCGGTGCTTATGCCTCTCGCGGGGGACGATCGATCATCGCCTGTCATTCGACTGCGGCGAATGGCACGCTTTCGCGTATCGTTCCGACGCTGACCGGACCGGTGACGACATCGCGCAACGATACCCATATCGTCGTTACGGAATATGGATGGGCGAACCTGAAGGGTAGGTCCGTCGCCGAGCGGGCGAGCGCACTGATTGGCCTGGCCCACCCCGATTTTCGTGAAGGGCTCGAGCGGGCAGCCCGTGAGACGGGCCTCTGCTAG
- a CDS encoding beta-ketoacyl-ACP synthase III, which yields MTPLSSRLAGFGHAVPSRIVHNAEIENRLGLEEGWIERRTGIRSRHWATDGDTLSGLAAEAGKMALEDAAIAPGEIAMILLATSTPDHLLPPSAPLLAHKLGLKNSGAIDLAGACSGFLYALTLADGFVRAHGRAVLVVAANILSRRINPAERASAVLFADGAGAVVLVPCSNGQSGLKAAVLASDGSGYDLITIASGGSNRPFSSETAADQVLMTMRDGREVFSRAVELMTRTSRQAIDEATATISTIDRFIPHQANARLCDAVRHNLELEESKLVSTIAEFGNSSAATIPLSLSVENHRRPFKPGERLLMAAAGAGMAGGAVVLAV from the coding sequence GTGACGCCCCTCTCCTCCCGGCTCGCCGGATTCGGTCACGCAGTTCCATCCCGCATTGTCCACAATGCGGAAATCGAAAACCGGCTCGGCCTTGAGGAGGGCTGGATCGAAAGGCGCACCGGCATCCGATCCCGCCATTGGGCAACCGATGGGGATACACTGAGCGGCCTTGCCGCCGAAGCCGGGAAAATGGCCCTTGAGGATGCTGCGATTGCGCCGGGCGAGATCGCCATGATCCTGCTCGCCACCTCGACGCCGGACCATCTCTTGCCGCCCTCGGCGCCGCTGCTGGCACACAAGCTCGGTTTAAAAAATTCCGGAGCCATCGATCTTGCCGGAGCCTGCTCCGGCTTTCTCTACGCGCTGACACTGGCAGACGGCTTCGTGCGAGCACATGGCCGAGCAGTGCTGGTCGTGGCCGCCAATATTCTCAGCCGCCGCATCAACCCGGCGGAACGCGCCAGCGCCGTTCTGTTTGCCGATGGCGCCGGCGCGGTCGTGCTTGTCCCATGCAGCAACGGTCAGAGCGGCCTCAAGGCAGCCGTCCTGGCTTCGGATGGGAGTGGCTATGATCTCATCACCATAGCGTCCGGCGGCAGTAACAGGCCCTTCTCTTCCGAAACCGCAGCAGACCAGGTGCTGATGACGATGCGCGATGGGCGCGAGGTCTTCTCGCGTGCTGTCGAATTGATGACGCGCACCTCGCGCCAGGCGATCGACGAGGCCACCGCAACGATCTCCACCATCGATCGCTTCATTCCGCACCAGGCCAATGCCCGCCTCTGCGACGCGGTTCGCCACAATCTCGAATTGGAAGAAAGCAAGCTTGTGAGCACGATTGCGGAATTCGGCAACTCTTCGGCTGCGACCATTCCGCTCTCCCTTTCAGTTGAAAATCACCGCAGGCCATTCAAACCCGGAGAGCGCCTTCTCATGGCCGCCGCCGGTGCGGGTATGGCGGGTGGGGCTGTCGTCCTTGCGGTCTGA
- a CDS encoding adenosylmethionine--8-amino-7-oxononanoate transaminase: MTPSPVWHPFTQHALEPPMKRIVATEGAYLFDEDGNRILDAISSWWVITHGHRHPAIMAGIREATEAYDQIIFAEFTHEPAEVLAERLFAFAPSGLKHVFYSDSGSTAVEVAIKMALGTFHNRGIARDRMVVMEHGYHGDTIGAMSAGERGVFNAPFEPLLFGVDRLPFPEPGREQKTLDAFETICRSGKVAAILIEPLVLGAGGMKFYGSAVLTALKEIAGRHGCLFIADEVMTGWGRTGTRFACEQAGVAPDILCTSKGLTGGALPLAATLCTAEIFEAHLSRDRRKTFFHSSSYTANAIACAAAVANLQVWHDEPVETRITELAAQHAKHLQRFQNDARFVNVRQCGTIAALDLAVPSGGYLAEVGPRLRRLFRERGLLLRPLGNVVYLMPPYCTSAEDIAVAYDAIDEVASLVLEETVS, translated from the coding sequence GTGACCCCCTCGCCCGTCTGGCATCCCTTCACACAGCATGCCCTGGAACCGCCGATGAAGCGCATCGTCGCGACCGAAGGCGCATATCTGTTCGACGAGGACGGCAACCGCATACTCGACGCGATCTCGTCATGGTGGGTGATCACTCATGGCCATCGCCATCCCGCCATCATGGCAGGAATCCGCGAGGCGACAGAAGCCTACGACCAGATCATCTTCGCCGAATTTACCCATGAACCCGCAGAAGTTCTCGCTGAACGCCTGTTCGCCTTCGCACCCTCCGGATTGAAACACGTCTTCTATTCGGACAGCGGGTCGACGGCCGTCGAGGTGGCGATCAAGATGGCGCTCGGCACGTTCCACAATCGCGGCATTGCGCGTGATCGCATGGTCGTGATGGAACATGGCTACCATGGCGACACGATCGGCGCGATGTCCGCCGGGGAGCGCGGCGTGTTCAACGCCCCCTTCGAGCCGCTGCTCTTCGGTGTCGACCGCCTCCCCTTTCCTGAACCCGGTCGGGAGCAGAAAACGCTCGATGCGTTCGAAACCATCTGCCGTTCGGGAAAAGTCGCCGCTATCCTGATCGAACCGTTGGTGCTCGGCGCCGGCGGCATGAAATTCTACGGGAGCGCGGTCCTCACCGCCTTGAAGGAAATCGCCGGCCGGCACGGCTGCCTGTTCATTGCCGATGAGGTCATGACCGGCTGGGGTCGCACCGGAACGCGTTTTGCCTGCGAACAGGCGGGCGTGGCGCCCGATATCCTGTGCACATCGAAGGGTCTGACCGGAGGCGCCCTGCCGCTGGCAGCCACCCTTTGCACCGCCGAGATCTTCGAGGCTCATCTGTCTCGCGACCGGCGCAAGACCTTTTTCCATTCGAGCTCCTATACCGCTAACGCAATCGCCTGTGCGGCGGCTGTCGCCAATCTGCAGGTCTGGCACGATGAACCGGTGGAAACCCGGATTACCGAACTTGCTGCGCAGCACGCCAAGCATCTGCAGCGCTTCCAGAACGACGCGAGATTTGTAAACGTCAGGCAATGCGGGACGATCGCCGCCCTTGATCTTGCTGTGCCGTCTGGCGGCTACCTCGCCGAAGTGGGGCCGCGCCTGCGCAGGCTGTTTCGCGAACGCGGGCTGCTTCTGCGCCCGCTCGGAAACGTCGTCTATCTGATGCCACCCTATTGCACGAGCGCCGAGGATATCGCTGTCGCCTATGACGCGATCGATGAAGTCGCCTCGCTCGTTCTCGAGGAAACTGTGTCGTGA
- the bioD gene encoding dethiobiotin synthase codes for MTARFVITGTDTGIGKTVFAAALAGALNARYWKPVQSGLEDETDSDTVVRLSGLPSDHILPETYRLSTPVSPHLSARLDGVEIDAARLEPPECDGPLIIEGAGGLLVPLTKETVFADVFARWRIPVILCARTSLGTINHTLLSIEALRSRDIPIFGVAFIGPENADSQATIATIGQVKALGRLPLLENLTAETLRRAFHEHFDIAARMEARA; via the coding sequence ATGACCGCCCGTTTCGTGATAACCGGCACGGATACCGGGATCGGCAAAACCGTGTTCGCCGCGGCGCTAGCGGGTGCACTCAACGCCCGATACTGGAAGCCCGTGCAATCCGGACTGGAGGACGAGACGGACAGCGACACCGTCGTCCGGCTGAGCGGCCTGCCGTCCGACCATATCCTGCCGGAGACCTATCGGCTTTCCACCCCGGTCTCGCCGCATCTTTCGGCGCGCCTCGATGGTGTCGAGATAGACGCTGCCAGGCTTGAGCCACCGGAGTGCGACGGTCCGTTGATCATCGAGGGGGCTGGTGGCCTGCTGGTCCCACTCACGAAAGAAACGGTCTTTGCCGATGTCTTCGCCCGCTGGCGCATTCCCGTCATTCTCTGTGCGCGAACGTCGCTCGGCACCATCAATCATACGCTCCTGTCCATCGAGGCGCTGCGCAGCCGTGACATTCCCATTTTTGGTGTCGCTTTCATCGGACCGGAAAATGCCGACAGCCAGGCGACCATCGCCACTATCGGGCAAGTGAAGGCGCTGGGGCGATTGCCGCTGCTGGAAAACCTGACTGCTGAAACACTGCGCCGCGCCTTTCACGAGCACTTCGACATTGCCGCCCGGATGGAGGCACGCGCGTGA
- a CDS encoding 8-amino-7-oxononanoate synthase, whose amino-acid sequence MTAILSDYTATLEGLRRKARLRSLAPQRGVDFTSNDFLALAGAPRLKAAIMAAMERGVPPGAGGSRLLRGNHSEHEALEVEAAEFFGADRVLYFGSGYAANSALFSTLPRREDLIVHDALIHASAHEGIAASKAASVSAEHNDANAFDEAIRNWRRSGGRGRPWIAVESLYSMDGDRAPLAALADIAERHEGFLVIDEAHATGVFGRNGRGLATGLEGRDNVLALHTCGKALGVSGALLAVPRVLADYLVNRARAFIYSTAPSPLMAAGVREALRMLDDEPERREALERLVAFVGYGLRSRFGKEPSGSQIQPVVIGVNARALRIAETLQAQGFDIRAIRPPTVPEGTARLRLSITLNVDQEQIASMLDCLADAMEKHRK is encoded by the coding sequence GTGACGGCGATACTTTCGGACTATACCGCCACGCTGGAGGGCCTGCGGCGCAAGGCGCGGCTGCGCAGCCTGGCGCCGCAGCGTGGCGTGGACTTCACCTCGAACGATTTTCTTGCACTTGCGGGCGCCCCGCGCCTCAAGGCGGCGATCATGGCGGCGATGGAAAGGGGCGTTCCGCCGGGCGCAGGCGGATCGCGTCTGCTGCGTGGCAACCATTCCGAACACGAGGCGCTGGAAGTGGAAGCCGCCGAGTTTTTCGGCGCGGACCGCGTGCTTTATTTCGGCAGCGGCTACGCCGCCAATTCTGCACTTTTCTCGACCTTGCCCCGGCGCGAGGATCTGATTGTGCACGATGCGCTCATTCATGCGAGCGCCCATGAGGGCATTGCGGCGAGCAAGGCAGCGTCCGTCAGCGCCGAACACAACGATGCGAACGCCTTCGATGAGGCAATCCGGAACTGGCGCAGGAGCGGCGGCAGGGGCCGTCCTTGGATTGCGGTCGAGAGCCTCTATTCCATGGACGGCGACAGAGCGCCGCTCGCCGCCCTCGCCGATATTGCCGAACGCCACGAGGGCTTTCTCGTGATCGACGAGGCCCATGCCACCGGCGTTTTCGGCAGAAACGGCAGAGGACTGGCGACCGGGTTGGAAGGCCGAGACAACGTGCTTGCCCTGCATACTTGCGGCAAGGCGCTGGGCGTTTCCGGAGCCCTGCTTGCAGTCCCCCGCGTGCTTGCCGACTATCTCGTCAATCGTGCCCGCGCCTTCATCTATTCCACCGCGCCCTCGCCTCTCATGGCGGCAGGCGTGCGCGAGGCCTTGCGCATGCTGGATGACGAACCCGAGCGCCGCGAGGCCTTGGAACGCTTGGTCGCTTTTGTCGGCTATGGATTGAGGAGCCGATTCGGCAAGGAGCCGAGCGGCTCGCAGATCCAGCCGGTCGTTATCGGCGTCAACGCGCGTGCGCTACGAATTGCCGAAACTCTTCAGGCCCAAGGGTTCGACATCCGCGCGATCCGTCCGCCAACCGTGCCGGAAGGTACGGCGCGCCTGCGCCTCTCGATTACGCTCAATGTCGATCAGGAGCAGATTGCGAGCATGCTGGATTGCCTTGCCGACGCCATGGAGAAACACAGGAAATGA
- the bioB gene encoding biotin synthase BioB has product MISASRPTGISLDDAKIIYNLPFSDLLFRAQTIHRAHFDPNAVQMSRLLSIKTGGCAEDCGYCSQSAHYPTGLKASKLMEVERVLTEARKAKDAGATRYCMGAAWRSPKDRDMDTLVAMVEGVKALGMESCMTLGMLTERQAGELAEAGLDYYNHNIDTSERFYSEIITTRSFEDRLDTLETVRMAGIKVCAGGILGMGETVDDRISMLLTLANLPVPPESVPINQLIPIPGSKLADAEPVDPIDFVRTIALARILMPASHLRLSAGRTEMSDEMQALCFFAGANSIFVGDTLLTADNPGDDHDTALFRRLGLSPMPLEPAV; this is encoded by the coding sequence ATGATTTCTGCATCGCGCCCAACAGGCATCTCGCTGGACGACGCCAAAATAATCTATAATTTGCCGTTTAGCGATCTGCTCTTCCGTGCCCAAACCATTCACCGCGCACATTTCGACCCCAACGCCGTGCAGATGAGCCGTCTTTTGTCGATCAAGACGGGTGGATGCGCTGAGGATTGCGGGTATTGCAGTCAGTCCGCCCACTACCCGACCGGCCTGAAGGCCTCGAAGCTGATGGAAGTCGAGCGCGTTCTCACCGAGGCGCGTAAAGCCAAGGATGCGGGGGCGACCCGCTACTGTATGGGGGCGGCCTGGCGCAGCCCGAAGGACCGCGACATGGACACGCTGGTCGCCATGGTCGAGGGTGTGAAAGCGCTCGGTATGGAAAGCTGCATGACGCTCGGCATGTTGACTGAGCGTCAGGCAGGCGAACTCGCGGAAGCTGGCCTCGACTACTACAACCATAACATCGACACGTCCGAGCGCTTCTATTCGGAGATCATCACCACCCGAAGCTTTGAAGATCGGCTCGATACGCTGGAAACGGTGCGCATGGCCGGCATCAAGGTGTGTGCCGGGGGGATCCTGGGCATGGGCGAGACGGTGGATGACCGGATCTCCATGCTGCTGACGCTGGCAAATCTGCCCGTGCCGCCGGAAAGCGTGCCGATCAACCAGCTCATCCCCATTCCCGGTTCGAAGCTGGCAGACGCGGAACCTGTCGATCCGATCGATTTCGTGCGAACGATCGCCCTCGCGCGCATCCTGATGCCAGCCTCGCATCTACGCCTTTCGGCCGGACGCACCGAGATGAGCGACGAGATGCAGGCGCTCTGTTTCTTCGCGGGCGCCAACTCCATCTTTGTTGGCGACACGCTGCTGACCGCAGACAATCCCGGCGACGATCACGACACGGCGCTCTTCCGCCGTCTCGGCCTTTCTCCGATGCCGCTGGAGCCGGCGGTGTGA